From Daucus carota subsp. sativus chromosome 6, DH1 v3.0, whole genome shotgun sequence:
GTGTACTCAATTGAATGGTAGGTTTCCTTGGAAATTATAcaattataaacatatattaagCATATCATTTAAATAGGATTCTATAGCTATAACTCAAAAACATGATTTAGTAATATGGCTGTTGCAAAGTTTTTTTGGACCTCTAGGGTGCacacttatataattatgttcTTTTATCTCAGCGATGAACTCCTTCTGCAAGAGGATTCTTCCGTAGTAAGTGGACTGGAAAATGAATTTAGCAAGGGAATGCATCTCAGTCAAGCTTTGGGTCCTACTGAAACATTGATTGGGGGAAAAAGAGTCGGTGGCACCTTAAACACAAGTTCAAATATGATGATGCAAAGGTAAAAACAGCATATTAATTTCCTTCAAAAAATCTACCTCGTGAACTATATAATTGGCATAATCACAGTAGGTTATCCTTGGTTGTATGAATGAATAGCTCCCTAATAGTTCTCTGAAGTTGAGGATAAAAAGCAACTGAATATATTGTTGACAATTCAAAGTGTTTGATCTTTGTGATCCAGGCCAACCGGTCAAGTCTTAACATATGGAGAAGTTGCTAGTTCTTCATCTTTTGATCCACAGGGTGGGTACATGCACCATCCAGCAAAGCCTCCACACTTCTTGCCTCATTTTCAACAGAACTCTCCAAGCCGTTTTGGACAGCAGCCTGGTCAGCAGTTTGATTATGGGAGATCTGCATCTGTTCATGGAGCTGAGTGGAATCATCTAAAGGTTCAGGCTCCTCTGTCGAGCTTTAGCTACGGGGGTCCCAGATCTCCTGGCAGCAGCAGCAGCGTGCCATGGGGTATGCAATTATCCTTCCCTAGTACTCATGTTTCCtgtctcccccccccccccccccccccccccccccccccaaatccCCAACCCAGTCCTCAAAATAATCGGAAAAAAAATCAGCAAGTCATTCGAGTAGTGTAGTAAGGTAATTTAGATCTTCCTGTCATTGTGTTGTAGGACGGCGCGGGAACCATCCAGTTGCCAGTATACCCCCAACTTCTCGTGGAAGAAAAGACTATGGAAAAATTTCTTGATGCCTGCAGTCATATCCCTAGATGCAAAGATTAATGTCAGAGGTGGAATTAAATTTGTATCTTATGGTTTTGCATGCCTTTTGTGTTCATGTAACAAAAGTCGCATCAAATCATGTCATTCATTGTGCTTgcaacttatataaatattactctGGCTACTTCTGATCATTTGATGCATTCTTTATGAGCATCATGGTGGtggtttttttttattcttccaGATTTTAGGATGACATTTTTTCAtggatattatatatacttgaaAACTTTCGATATCTATCTGCCAGGTCTTACTTCATGGTGATTTTTTAATCCTCTGCTGCTGCTGTCTTCGTTAGAGAATAAAATATGTACTATATTTGTCATAACCTCCCCTCACCCCCTCCCACCTACCCCCACCCACCAAAAAAGGGGCATTTTTTTTCTGAGATCCTGTGAGCAGGGATATTCtgcaaattcatatattatctATCTGATACATCGTGTTGTCACATGGTTTTTGCGGCATTGTGTACCACTGACCACTGTTGTGTCATAGATCTACTATTAAAATGGTGTTGATATAGGAGTGTACCTGATGCTTGTTGTCCATTACAAGAAAACAACGGAAATGAAGGCAAGAAGGCTAAGTGGTCAGTACTCTTTACCTCGAGTTTCAACTATTTTCCCATTTGAGTTTAGCTATGTTGATCACAAATTATTATATCTTCTATGCAGTTCACCGTGTGTAGGAGATTTTGTTAGATAGAACAAAGAAAAGAATGGCAAAGGGGTGAAAGAATAGGTTAAGTACTGAAGTACCATTCTTTTCCCTCCCCCTTTCCGCTGAATTAGAACCAGACACTTGTGTTTCATTGTTCTTACTTGGATATCTATTCAAAATTGCTTATGCTGATTTGAATTCATTTGCAGGCAAATACTGGTTAAAATAATTAGGTTGCTAGTAATAGCATACTCTGGAGTCTGCAACTGTAACATGAACACTCAGTGACTCAAACTTTGATCAACTGTTGACCTGTTGGTCGAAATGTGTTTTTATCAGCTAaatctttcaattttttttttattgctaTTGAGAAGTGATGCAAGCCTTAGATTTCGTTTTTCGTCTTCCTAAACCTGTACTTTGTATAAGCtgaaaaatgaagatacaagttaaAATACAAAAGGTCTGAGAACTATAGAGTGCATAAACGGATTTCCTAGAATTCACCGTAATCTTTCCCCAAATAGCTGGAATATTTTGACGATCAAAACAATACCCGCTAAGATATGgctatattaataatattttgtattaaattaagatttattctCCTTtctagaatatatttttttatttttatttttacatcatTATTGCAATAACCGAAATCATGATGGCAGCTATTTAAAATCTACTCCATTTTCCAATTAAAGTGTTATCTATGCATTTTCGGATTTGGTCCCTGTCTGTTTAATTGTAAATGAAATTAATCGGATCTATCTAAAGCTCATTAGTGCAACATCAGGGCAAGTCAAATAATATTCCTAACTCattttaaatacataatatacaaataaacCCTAACAATTTAGGTGGTAGATATGTAAataaagtttataattatttttatttgatatattcATACGAATTTAGTATAACTTTATCACTTTGTAATTGATAgaggattatattttttttatcataaatataagTTATTATAAGTAAATAGATTAACAGAGTGAATatcattattcaaaaaaaaaaaacagagtgaATATCACAGTAATCAAAGAAAGTGTAATATTATCGTCATCAAATTGTTAGGTCAAATTTTTTTCCCCCAACGGATACCTTTTTCTTAGAATATTATTGTTACAAATTAAATTGCTCGAACCTTAGGATatattaaagttaaaaacataAGCACAGGTTTTAGGGTTATAATAGAGATGCTattgagaaaaagaaaatggGCAGTGCAGTGCAGAGAGATATTGTTGGATAGGGATAGGCGGATTTGTAGATGATgacaaagaagaagaagaaatagaGAGCAAAGAGAGGGGGATGTGGGCTCTTTTTCGGAAACTTGGGTTTGTGTGCGCCACAAGAAGCGAGCAGCAGGTATCTCTCCCAACCAATCCCATCTGTCCACTGGATTTTCACACATCTCGCAACTattcttttctatttttatacACACTTctacacacaaccaccatcatTGCCCCAAATTTTATCATACCTTTTACATTTTCTTgacaatattaatttatcatttattataaattataattattgtattttgatttaattaaaatttgagcCGGTAGGTTAATCAATTAATTAGAATTCCCTACCGTGGCTCTTATATTTTGATCAGTcgctgattaatcacgattaatcaccgattaattcctgttccgtagctcgccgaactgattaaatctccgattaatcacctatcaatccgattaatctccgatcaattcaattaatccccgattaatccttgttccgtgacttcaccgattcccgctttttacaacaatGCTTATTACTAATTGAGTAAACAATTAAAGACTAAAAAAAGAATGCATATGCAATGCAAGAAGGAAGTTGTAACAACCAAAGTGCATACGCTGTTACAACTGaaaatatcttattttattgataaacCGGGTGttttaatatatgtgtatacagTTGAAAGACTCTCAGCCATCATTTTTTCCCCTTCACTCACTTTGTTATCATCACCAcccctctctctttctctctgcgTTTTACATACGAGCTTCTGCCAGGTACACTCACACACCCAACACTGTTTTCATCTCTAGTTTCATAACTTGCCAATACTTGTAGAGATGCATGAGGAACTATATGCAAGTGTTTGTGTTTCTAAGTTTCTTCTTCACATCTAGCTCCTCATCATCTTGGTTTCTTGATTCATAATGTTTACTCCATGTTCTTCATTTCATCATGCTACTTGACCATCAATCTACATATAAATAATgctcagcaatctcaaatttTAAATCTTTGCATGCTGTGTTAGTTTTGTCTAATACAGAACAAATCAAGAAATGAATTAACTTCACTCATAGGATGATTTTGAATTTCGTTATCGTTAAATTTTACTAATCCTTAGTGATTCGGTGTCGTAAATTTTTGCGAAAACCATCAAGTTTTTATCTTGGTTCTAAACACTGATCAGCTCTTAGTGATTTTTAAGTTTTCTTGTTTTGGTACCTAAAAAGTTGTTTTGGTAGTCTTGTTGTGAGCTATTTGATGTACTGAGTTGTTTTAGTTTATGCCAGCTATCTGGTGAATTAACCCTTTGTTACTAATCCAGAAATTGAAACTAATTGAGGAGAAAATTGAAGGGCTGATTACGCTGTATAGGAATAGTGGTATGGCATTTGTCCCCTGCTTTAACGGCCACTGGTAATGTTATTGTATACAAGGGGGAAACAATCAACAGAATGGCCGCGACTGCTGTTATTGGACTTAGTGCAGGAAAGAGGCTTTTGAGTTCCTCTGTCTATTACTCTGATTATGCGGAGAAGTTCTGCAGTAGCAGTGATATCGGATTCCCACATCATCAGGTTACTTCCTCCAAGAATGTGATTAGTGCAAAAAAATCTAGCTACAGTTCTAATTTTCTCTCCAAGCGAGACAACAGATCTGTTAAAGCTCTCAAGGAGCATGTTGATACGGcttcaattccttcagatttgGAGCCATGGTTCCAGAGTTCCAAGAATTTGGAGGTGGAAATATCTGATTTTGACTGTTCAGTAGATGCGCTCCTTTTGCTACAGAAATCTATGTTGGAAAAGCAGTGGAACCTTTCACCCGAGGAGACTCTCAGGACTCCTACAACTAGAGAAAAAAATCGGAAGAAGATACAGGTCACTGGTTCTGGAATATCTGCTCGACGCCGTAGAATAGATACTAGGAGGAGAGCTTTGAACCAAAGGAGTCCCCAAATTGAACTCAATACACGGAAGCAGCAAGCTTCTGTTATCAGTCCAAAGCTGCTTCAAAATCATATGAGAGGCTATTTAAAGGGTGCCTTAAGGGAAGAATTACTCAGCCACACAGAAGTCATCCACTTATCCAAAAAAATAAGAACTGGTCTCCACATAGAAGATAGAAAATCAAGGTATGTAACTGTTTCTTCTGATCTTTCTTTCTACCCATGTGCATAGAAGTGGTAATAATGTAAAAAGTGCAAAATATTAGTGTCCTAAAGGAAAATAGTATGATTTCATGTTCCTTAGACATGCAACTGATTATGTCCCATAGACGTGATACCTTGCCCAAGTTTAAGTCATCCTTGTCCTCTCAAACAATGTCCATGCAATTATTTATTCTATTAACAGTTTTATTGTTGCTACAAGGTGTCCAGATTGTTCTAGGTTATTGTAAATAAAATGCCTAGGTCGCATAGATGGTATGTGGTGGGAACACTGTTACTTTGAATTTGCAAGTAGAGTGTTGGGTTCCAATTGCTATCAACACATAGCGACATAAGAGAAGGCCTAAAAACTGTTCAGGATTCCTAGCAGTTTAAGTAACCTTTAGATCCATTAAAACTTTCTCATCTCTCTGGTATTTAGAAAAAGATCTGGTTCTATTGTTTCAGTCAGTGACTCTATAGCTATGCAAAGTTGGTGATTGCATTGCTATTGGTCTTTCCAGGCAAAAgtcataataaaatatgttatttggAAAGACTTTAACTACATGATGGATTTGTCTCGTTCTTTTATAAAGTGTCTCAGATAATTGTGCTGAGAAATTTCTGATACACAATTTTTGAATTAGACATATATTGTTATTATGCGTTAGAATTGTTCGGTATTCTAAGATGTCTGATTTCAGGCTGGAGGAAAGATTAGGATACGAGCCTTCCGAAGAGCAACTGTCAGCTTCCTTGAATATTTCCCGTGCTGAGTTACAGTCTACATTAATAGAATGTTCTTTGGCAAGAGAAAAACTCGCAATGAGCAATGTTCGTTTGGTAATGTCTATTGCACAAAGATACGAGAACAAGGGTGCTGAAATGGCTGATCTTGTACAGGTGATTTCCTAGTCCACAATTTAGTAAGATGCAGTTACTTGCACTGCCCTGATTTATGATTCCCTTCCCGCTGACTTATTTTATCTCACCGCGTAGGGGGGTCTCATTGGATTACTTCGTGGGATTGAAAAATTTGATTCTTCAAAAGGGTTtaaaatttcaacttatgtTTATTGGTGGATACGCCAGGTGAGCCGGACAttcacatttatatttaaatttcaatacATGTTTCTAGACGAGTTATTTATGTATAGTCAATATGGGACCTATCCTGTCTTGTTTGAGACAGGTGTGGTTGAAGAAGAAATATCTAATAGTCCATCGTCATGTTAGTCCTAATTGGTTGACATGGCCATTCTGATACACTCGAGCATTCATAGAAATAACTAGGAACATTTACATATAGTGTGTTCCTATGTCCATTGTCTTGGGTGGCCTATAATATACTGGACTTATGTTTCTgtatatgatttatatatataaatgagaaaaacagtTGTCTACTAGGAGAAATGACTGTAACTGGGCACCTTTTTTTTCATCAGATATCTTATATTCATGACTCTGTGCTTTTGAAACTTGCAAACATAATCAATTGTTCTATGTGCCAGGGTGTGTCAAGAACATTAGTTGAGAACTCAAGAACCCTAAGATTGCCAACCTATTTGCATGAAAGACTCGGTTTAATCCGTAATGCTAAGACCAAACTGGACGAGAGAGGAATAACTCCATCAGTTGCTGTAAGTCTATGTAACTCTTGTGCACTTGATATCATCATTTGCTATAATCTAGGTTGCATCCGCTTTGAATTAGGGCCACTCTGTTCCCTAATTAGGGAAGCTAATGTCACATCATTTGGTAGCATCTCATTTTTTATAACATGTGTTCCATTTGAACGTTTCAGAACATTGCAGAATGTCTTAACATGTCCCAGAAGAAAGTGAGGAATGCCACCGAGGTACTAATAATTAGAGATCTCTACATTCTAGTACTTTGTGCAAGTATTGGCGTCATACTTtgaagttatattattttacttgCAGGCCGTGAACAGAGTCTACTCTCTTGACAGGGAAGCATTTCCCTCCTTAAATGGTCTTCCAGGGTATACACTTCATAATGTAAGTCTAATGGCTCTTTGATTACAtagaatatttttcaaaatgtatCTCCTTGATGGGAAACCTAAATAAACACATTATACAAAATGTGAAAAGTGGGTAAACTGGAAAAGACCTTGAGGCCGAAGCATTAAATTTAAGTTTGGTGGTTTCATTACCTGTACTCCATGTCAAGCTCATCTATCTTCTCAGTTGTTTCTTttcacatgtgtgtgtgtgaagaagaatatatatgttactataatGATGTTTCTTTTTTCTATCCAGTACATTGCAGATAATCGTCCGGAGAACATCCCATGGCATGGAGTAGACGAGTGGGCACTGAAGGTAAAAAAATCACGCCATGATCatgtaatattattatacatGATAAATAAAGGAATTCATGTAGTTTGGCATTTTCAGATATTAAACTAATTTGCAAATATCTTCATTCGTTCAGGAAGGATATATATGTCTTCTAAAACATCAGATGCACTTACATTTTGTAGGCTATATACAGATAATTAACATATTTAGACATTACAATATACTACTCTTAGCATGTTAAATGGAACTTATACATACATTGCCCCTAAAGCAAGTTCCAAGTTATAAGAATATGTGTGGCACATAGCCATGAAACTCAATGTATTGTCTCCAAGCAGTGGGTAGGTGTAGGCCATATGCTTGGAAACATACAGTGCCAATGTAGTTTGGGGTTTTATTGCACACCGGAAGAGACATTTTTTTGAACATCTACATTCATTTATCATCTGAATAATATTATCATGCGAAATAGAGTTAGTGATCTACTTAGCTATTGGGAAGAACTACAGGGTAAGATTCCTGTCCTAGAAGTAAAAGTGGTTTAGAAAGTTAtacataaataaagatatatatgcaATAGATCCCTTTGCGGAAAAAAATGAATGAAGTTTTGCCATAAACTCTTTAAGGATCAGACTTCTTTACAAAATCCTGACTTGTGCGCCTCATCTCTGAACACTCGCCATAACTGTTCTGTGTGTAATCTGTTTATCTTTCTTCTATCTTCTGTTAAAcgcataagtttaaaataatgaacTGGCATGGAAATTAAAggataatttttttgtaaataggATACCCAAAACACGTCTCATTAAAGTTTGTTTCAATTGGATTTGTATAATGGTCTcatctaatggttctctcttgaacatgaccctTGTATATAAAGCCATAATATTGAAACAAATATCCATTCGCTCAGTGGATTATTAGATATAGTCTTTAGAGGTTTGCCATTATATTCAATCGCTTTCTGTATTTATGTGCGTGCGTGTATTCAACACAGACGATCTCCTTGGCATGTTATTTCAGTATTATGGGTTAGATGTCATATACCTCATAAAAGGCATGCATGCTCAAGcactcacacacacatatatgataCACCAGATTCTattgattggtagtttactcttctgtttttctatatattttgcccgatttcttttattattaaatgcGATGATAAAAACATATTACAGGATGAAGTGAACAAGCTCATGAACACCACACtaagggagagggagagagatattATCCGCCTTTATTATGGTTTGGACAATGAGACGCTTACTTGGGAGGATATAAGCAGAAGGTAAGAAAAACTAAACTTTTTGTCTCCAAAAGCTGTTAGTATTAAATACTTGAATAATAGCCCCGTCAGGTAGTTCAATTATGGATTAATTAAACTGTTTATCAGTTCTTGGTTTTGGACACAAAGTGTAGATGTAAAACAATTATTGTACCCCCTGATGCCTCATGTTAGATTAGGCAATTTAAATTTGCATTTTGACAGAAGTGTACAGGTGGAGGTTTTAAATATTGTGCAGCAGTTCTAGATGCCTGTTAGTAATATGTTTATCAAGTGCATCCATATTCATCTCGTTGATGTATCTTCCCATGACCTTCAGGATTGGTCTGTCCAGAGAAAGGGTGAGACAAGTTGGACTTGTTGCACTGGAGAAACTAAAGCATGCTGCGAGGAGGAAAAGACTAGAGGCCATGCTGGTAAAACAATGATTTGATATGCTTTTTGTAACACTAAACATACTTGTATATAAATAGAAGGTGAAGCTGAATGTTTAGTTTCTTCTGTGAAAGAACTAGTAGTACATAAACTCTATACAACAAGAAGCCCCATCCCCAATCATTTGTGAGATGACCACACATGCTAAGAGCTTGTAACAAGCAGCCAAAGTTTTATGCATCGTTCAAACAGGTATATTGTGTAGTCAcgttatttttggaatgtattcaACTACATACATTGAGATGAGCAAATAGAAGGAAGGAACTTAATGAATTTCTTACTTATATCATATGCATCTTATACTATTTCGTAAAAAGCCAGGTCATTAAATTCTATCTGGTAGCAGATCCATTTGATTTCACAATTTCATGTCGGGAGTTGTACACAAACTTCACATGTTTTTTTGCAGTTTTAACTGAATCAGACATACGTAGGCTAGACTCTAGAGTGGTATGTTCTTGTTCAGAATTACCTGGTAGATTACAGACTCATCATCCACAACCTCATGCTCAAGTATGGACTCATCATAGACAGCTTCATCTGGCTACGTAACTCATTCTTTCAACTTGAACCCATCATCCACCACCTCATGCTCAAGTATGGACCCATCATCACCCGCAAAATCGGCTATTGAGTGACGAAGAGATGGTGAGTTTGTGTGGGGAGTTTGGTTTGGAATTTCCAGTGGAAGCCTGCTCATCACAACTGCGATGTTGATCTTTCGGAAATGCAAGGAATTACTGTCGGCGTGAAGAATCCGTTGCTTGTTCGCGTTTCTCCCGGACCAAACCCTAGTTCATTCATAGAGCATTAAGAAAATTAAGATGCATGGCGAAATTTGTTAATGTGCTAAAAACGTGGAAAATATCGATATTTTTAACAATATATCGAACTTATGCATATTAAGAAATTCTAACATTATTGTTTTCATGCTTATCTTCATTAAATATCTTGATttgatgaataaaatataagccCCAATGTAAAATATCACTAATAAGCAATTGAAAGTCAATATTTGTTCTTGAAAATAAGCATAgtcttcaaattaattattaaaatattgtattgaAAGTAGAGATGTACAAGTATTGTGGTAAAAAAATCTTTACTTGTATCAAGAGAGTAGTTAATTTGGAATGTTTTCACTAttgtaattattaaatatgcGGTGTCcatcagagcatctccaatggtaaTGCTAACTAAAATTGTTTATAATGACAAATAATCAAATGtattactacctccatcccaaattagatgatctAGTTGATTTTgagcacgtaacttaaggtgcattgaccgtatagttccgaaatttatttttctaattttttttttgtaaataaaaatttcatattaaaatttttatttgcaaaaataaaatttcaaaaataaatgatgtaactatgcggtcaatggactttaaagtgcgtgtccaaagtcaacgagctcatctaatttgggatggagggagtactattttattttctctctcttcattgtttttgaaaacttttatataaaaatttgcttTAATGATCAGCACCCAAAGTATAAGCATAAGTATAATAAGATATGAAACTATGTCCTTAAAGTGATATATTCACCTTTTTTCTTATTCTGGGAGGGCGCCAAAAGTTGACAATTTTGTTTGGCACTCCTTCCACTCTAATGAAGAGCTTACAAAGAGTGTCATGTCACACCATGCCAGTGATGCCACATGGCACTTTAGCACGTTTTTTAACACCCCATTGAAGTTGCTCTTATTATGATAGCAATGTCCATGACAAATTATTTTGGATATAAATTTGAGTCCTCTAGGATAGAATTTTATTCCCACCATTAAATCAAGTGTTTCGATCTTAAtttcacacacacaaacacatcatttttgtatttttttgtgaatcacaaattttaattattcaaatttctgtcaaacatcatattatttgatgcatcatttaattaaacaaatgatttaaatttatatttaattttaaactctaaaatattatatgttgaaaatTTTAACCTTAATTACTGCATATTATTTTActcaatattaaattaaaaatttatcattacAGAGTAAAACTTAAACAAATAAGCTAAATctcattttattcataatttctaGTTTCAAACTCAGGGAGCTGAAAATTAGGGGACAAAAactaatttaacattttaatgaGCAGGTTTATTTGTAAATATGTAAAGATCAGTATTCAAAACGATAATCAATATAGAAATTTAGAACAATATATCTTTAATAAATCATGTTTTTGATCGTGCACAATGACAAAACTAGATGTAAAAACAAAACTGTTATAATAAGCATTCTGTGTCAACTTTATACATAATGTGAattactctctctgttttgttttataaGTCATTTTAGAAAATGTtgtttgtttataaatataggTCATTCTCTCTTTTCAAGAATAGTTGGGTTGTCTAATGAATTTTGTTACCCTTATTTAATATCATGAGTGAAGAGAAGAAACAGGGAGGAGAGACATTAAATGAGGGCAAAGATGGAAAAGAAAAGGCTAATAAATGCTTTTTTGATGTAATAATGACCTTTCTTAATCTGTGTGAAAAAAACTTAAACGACCTATAGAACAAAACAAAGGGAGTATATAACAAGTATCTGTcaactttcttctttttatcattttatatgtattgTATTATGGCATGTTGCGTGTAAATTTAGGTGTTCCTTTTGCATCCTACAACGCCTAAGCAGCGAGCAGGGTAACATcgtatcttcaatgatgacatatAATATAACCTGAGAAATCAACTTTCTTCCGCTTATCGGTGCACTTCTCAGTAATCATTAGTCTTTTAAATATATCTTTCACTAAAATCATGCAAGTCCAGCTATCAACTTTAATTTTAAGCTAGTTCTCACTTCAATTCAGAATAACTATTAAAACACAACTCTCACTATATATAACACAACTCTTAAAAAGCATTCTCATGTGTAAATCACTCTCACTTGTGTAACAGAAGATTATTCATTATGCCAAACACCAAAGCCGCGTTGCAAgcattttatgtaaaattttgcATGTACTTCACAGTTGTATACTTGTTTCTAAATTTTAGTTCCTAATTAACACATTTAGTTTTATCTTGTTTTTTTAGCGGAAGTTAGTAGAGCTCTCTGCCTTTTTTTTGTTCGAGTGGGGATGATGGCATTGGATGTTCAATACCAAAATATAACACATAAAACAAAACATCAACATGCGCCCGCCAGCTTTCACACTTGATTACTTCATATATTCCTTTAACTTAATCCTTTTCACTTTGATACTAACTAATATTAAActaacaaacaaaaaacaaacatCTGAAATTTTCTTTGATTATTAAAGGATAAGGAATAACAATTTAACAAACAACAGcttaaaatcataattataccTAATCAAAAAAACAACATTTAAAGCTTCAATATTATCTGACAAAATGTCACAAATCTGATAATATGACACAAGTGCAATTTAAGGATCTTGGCAACATTAGTTAATATGCGCAAGTCAATATAACATTAAGTACATAATGGACTCGTTCAACCGCTAATCTTGACATAATTTagcacataaatataaaatctcaaCATTCTTAATTTGAACTCATAACTACCACCATCTCGCAGCCTTCGCCCTAGCTTCCTCAGCTGCCTTTCATTTTGATCTAGCCTCCGCCGCAACTTTCCTTTCTGTTGCAGCCTTACTCTCGTCCTCCACTGCCTTCCTCTCCTTCTCCGCCGCCCTCCTCTCTCTCCCACTTTCCATCATTAAAGCCTCTTCGATGGTCGTCTCAAATCTCTCCCTTTGACCCAATCTGGCGGCTACAATCTTTACCCATATTTCCGCTAAAAAAACAAGACAAATCTGTGTTAATTAGGAACTGTAAAACAAGTAAACAATTGTGAAAATGCATGTAAAATCTTACGTAAAAAGCTTGCAACGCAGATTTGGTGCTTGACATAATGAATAATCTTCTTGGTAGACAAGTAAGATTAATTTACAAATAAGAATGTTGTTTTACAAAATTTGAACAACAGAAGTCACATGCTGACGCTAATTCAGCACAGAGAATATGTCAACATCATTCTCATTTTTAAATCACTTTTACTTGTGTAACAAAAGATTATCCATTATATCAAGCACTAAAGCCGTGTTGCAAGCGTTTTATGTAAGATTTGGCACTGAATGTTTATCTTGATTAGAAATGTTCAATACCAAAATATAACACagtgaacaaaaatttaataatcatataatgTGATTTTTACCGTTTCACAACATAAACAAGTCATGGTcaataccaaaatgataacacaaaaaacaaaattttaatattcagattATGTAATTTTCTACCATTGCATAATGTTATCTGCAATACCAGTAGTTTGATGTTTTTCATCATAAACATGGATGGCCTGAAGGTTGAAGATTGATCAGAACC
This genomic window contains:
- the LOC108227209 gene encoding RNA polymerase sigma factor sigA, which encodes MAATAVIGLSAGKRLLSSSVYYSDYAEKFCSSSDIGFPHHQVTSSKNVISAKKSSYSSNFLSKRDNRSVKALKEHVDTASIPSDLEPWFQSSKNLEVEISDFDCSVDALLLLQKSMLEKQWNLSPEETLRTPTTREKNRKKIQVTGSGISARRRRIDTRRRALNQRSPQIELNTRKQQASVISPKLLQNHMRGYLKGALREELLSHTEVIHLSKKIRTGLHIEDRKSRLEERLGYEPSEEQLSASLNISRAELQSTLIECSLAREKLAMSNVRLVMSIAQRYENKGAEMADLVQGGLIGLLRGIEKFDSSKGFKISTYVYWWIRQGVSRTLVENSRTLRLPTYLHERLGLIRNAKTKLDERGITPSVANIAECLNMSQKKVRNATEAVNRVYSLDREAFPSLNGLPGYTLHNYIADNRPENIPWHGVDEWALKDEVNKLMNTTLRERERDIIRLYYGLDNETLTWEDISRRIGLSRERVRQVGLVALEKLKHAARRKRLEAMLVKQ